CAAATAATCTTGCTGGAGCATGTAGCCAACTTGCCTGGACGTTCCGTTGACTTTTCTTCCGTCGATCCATACCTTGCCTGCTGTCGGCTTCTCAAGCCCTGCAATGAGGGAGAGCAGCGTCGTCTTTCCGCAACCGCTGGGACCAACCAGACAAATGAATTCGCCTTCCTCCACGCGCAGGTTAATGTCTTGGACCGCCATGAACGCCCTGGTCGTGGATAAATAAAGATGGGTCACGTGGCCGAGTTCTATTTTTGCCGGCGTAGAAGAAATCTGCTTCATGAGGGCCTATTTCCCTTCTTTGGATTGGATAGCAAAAGTGGTGTTTACCAGCTTGTTATATTCAGCGCGTTGCTTTAATTCACCAGCGGAATCCATGATATCCTGTAGCTGGTTCCATTCCTTTTCGTCCAGAATGGGATCTGTGGCATAGGACCCCTGTTCCAAGTAACGCTGTACAGCGGTTTCCAGAATCTTTGGATCGATTTGCTCGAAGTACTTGCCTATCACATCAGCCGTTTCTTTTGCACTGTGGCTGGCAACCCACTGTTGCCCTTTGTAGACCGCATTGGTAAACTTTTGGATAGCTGCTGCGTTGCTGTCGATATAGCTTTGTTTTGTCATGAAGACCGTGTAAGGAACCGTTCCGCTCTCTTTGCCAAAAGAGGCGACGACATGGCCGATTCCTTCTTGTTCAAAGCGGGAGGCTTCCGGCTCAAACAGCTGTACATACGCTCCGGTACCAGATGCGAAGGAAGACGCAATATTTTTGAATTCGATATTCTGAATGAGTTCCAGGTCGCCTTGCGGATTGATATTGTGCTTTTTGAGTACATACTCTCCAACCATTTGCGGCATGCCGCCTTTCCGTTGCCCCAAGAAGACACTGCCCTTTAGCTTGTCGAAAGTAAAGTCATCCATTTTGGTGCGGGAGACGAGGAAGGTACCGTCTGTCTGAGTAAGCTGCGCAAAATTGACAACGGGATCGGCAGCTCCTTGCTGAGAGACGTAGATGCTGGTCTCGGAGCCGACAAGCGCGACCTCGATGCCGCCAGATAACAGAGCTGACATCACTTTATCTCCGCCGGGTATGGTGGAGAGCTCCACTTCCAGCCCTTCTTCCTTGAAAAATCCTTTTTCAAGTGCGACATATTGCGGGGCGTAAAACAAAGAACGAGTCACTTCACCAATTCTTATTTTTTCAGGAGTGCTGGAGCAGCCAGTCAAAACGGCCGTCATAGCGAAAAAAGCGGCCAGCCCCAGCGCCAAAAATCGTTTCATGATTAGGAGTCCCTCCTTGCTAGGCTTTGTATGTTGTAGGCTATGCGCCCAGACAAAAAAGGGTGAATGCCTAGAGATAGAGACAGGCACATAATGAGGGAAGGCCACAAAGGAGATGGATATAGCGTGATCGTTACATTTTTAGGCACCGGATCAGGTGCACCCACTACGCGAAGAAACGTGAGTGGGATCGGCTTGCGATTTTTACAGGCAGGAAAGTGGTGGTTGTTTGACTGCGGAGAGGGGACGCAGCACCAGCTACTGCGTGCCCCGATGAAAATTAGTCAATTGGATAAAATCTTTATCACTCATCTGCATGGGGACCATCTGTACGGACTGATCGGACTGCTTGCGAGTCGATCTTTGCGCAATACCGAACCGACTCCGTTAGAGCTGTACGGACCACCAGGGCTGGACCGATATTTTCGAGGTATCATGGAGGCAAGTCCGGTTCATTTGCAATATCCATTAGAAATAAAGATCGTCAGTGAGGGCGTAATCTACGAGGACGAAGAGATCGTGGTGAGCTGTCGAATGGCGAAACATCGCGTGCCTTCGTTTGCTTATGCCGTGATGGAAAAGGAAAAGACAGGAGCATTTCAAGTAGAGCGGGCAAAGCAGGCTGGTGTGCCGTCAGGGCCGTTATTTGGAGCGTTGAAGAGAGGAGAACAGGTCACACTCGAGGATGGTCGTGTTCTGGATGGAAAGGACTTCGTTGGAGAGCCGCAGCCAGGACGCAAAATCGTCTTCAGTGGAGATACAGAGCCGAGCCAAGCGGTTTTGGAGCTGGCTAAAGGGGCGGATTTGCTCGTCCATGAAGCGACCTACGCCCATCACGACAAGGAGCTGGCGACCAGAAGCGGACATTCCACAGCACGCGAGGCGGCTCAAATTGCCAAAGAGGCGGGCGTAAAAGAATTGTGTCTGACTCACTTCAGTCCACGTTATGAAGATGAAGACGGAGATTTTTCGATGGAGGATCTGTTGGCAGAGGCGCAGCAAATCTTCCCTGCTACCCAATTGGCTGATGATCTCGGCAGCATTTCTGTAAAGCGAGAGAGAAGCGATGGGAGAAAGCCATAAACCTTGCTATAATGAATGATCACGATCGAGGAGGTGGGGGAGCATGAAGCGGATTACTTTTACTACACCAGAAGAACTCATTCAACATTGTCAGTCGGAAGCAGTCAGCCTCGTCGTCGAATATCGAGACGATGTGAACAAGCAGCGCCAGGTCATTTTGACGGGAGAGCAGCTTGCAGAGGCACAGACCTACCTGAACTTCTCCAAATCCGAAGCGTATTACCGGAAGGACGGACTTTTTTACGAAGTCATTGCAGGCTGGAAGTAAAACACACACATCGTCAGGAGATGAGTAGTCGTGACTGGCAGAGGGTTTAACCGGTCGATCGCAGTTCGCTACATGATGTTTGTCCTTGGCTTGTTTGTTGGTGCATTCGGTACAGTACTGGCCATTAAAGCAAATCTAGGCGTAGCCCCTTGGGAAACCTTTCACATCGGCCTGCAAAAAACATTTGGATTAACGATTGGTCTATGGTCTCAGATCGTAGGAGTCGTTGTCATTTTCGCCACGTATTTGGTGGCAAAAATCAAACCCAATTTTGGAATGTTCTTAAATATGGTTTGCTTTGGCGTTTTTCTCGATCTTATCTTATGGTCGGATTTTATTCCTGAGGTGCAATCAATCTGGGCGAGAGTCTTGATGTTTCTCGCAGGTGTTGTTGTTTTGGCTGTCGGAATCGGGATGTATTTGTCTCCTTCTCTGGGAGCGGGTCCGCGCGACAGCTTCATGCTGGCGATGAACGAGCGTCTTGGCTGGAGTATTCAGCGAGTCCGCCTCATCATAGAAGTAACCGTCCTGCTTGCAGGCGCTGCTTTGGGCGGACCTGTGTCAATTGGCACGATCCTAATAGCGCTGTTAACGGGACCAATGATTCAACGGACGATTCCGTTTTGGCGTCAAATTATGAAAAAACCGTACGGTCTGCCAGAGCCAGTTGAAAGACAAGCGAGCTAATCTCCACTCCATTTGCCAGTACCTGTGTAAAAATACGGGAAAAACCGTTTTGTATAGGCGAAGGTCCAATCATCCTTGAGCATTCGCACATACAGTATGACTAGTTGCTGGCAAAGGAGGGAAAGCGAATGAGTCTGTTCAACGGAGGATTTGACGACTTTGCTTTAATACTGGTGTTGTTCGTATTGCTCGTTATCGTAGCTTGCTCTTGCGACTAACGAAAACACTAGGAAGCTTCGCCAAGAGGGAGAGCGATTTTTCGCTCTCTCTTTTGTTTTGCAAAAAAAGCTTCGCCATATAGAGGCGAAGCCAAGGGGGAGACCTATCTTATCCGAGGCGATCGTGAACTTGTTTTTTTACACTGGACATTTGCTGGTCGGATAATTTGACACCGACCGCCTTGCTGACTTTTTTAATCAGCTCGCTTAATTTCTTGTCGTCCCTCAAGTCTTTCATGGAGAAGTCTTTTGCCAGCGATCGGACATCGCCCATCGTCCATTTTTTCTTGCTTTTCTTGTTGATGGATTTCAATAAATCACGTGGATTGCCCTTCGCCTTGAGCTTGACTTTTGCCCCTGCTTTTCCTTTTGCTTTTGCCATGATGCAACGCTCCTTTCACAAGAATACGTCTGCCCTATGCAGTTATATGGAAAAGCAAGGGGGTTCGCTTGGACAGATTCACGTCGTTATTCGCCTATTTTGCTTAACGTTGTGCAATGGCCCAAACCCATAGGGGGAGCCGTGACATAGGATGAGTCAGAACGATGCATGACAGGAGGCTAGTGGGTTGAAAATTGTCAGCTTTCATCGGGATACGCCGTTTACCGAGATACTGTCAGATTTGAAAACCAAGGTTCTGACGAAAACCGAGAGACTTCCATGGCGATGCTATGATGACCTTTCTTGCTTGTGTGTCAAACAAAAGATTTTTGAGCAGCATGAGGAGCTTTTTCGAAGGTACAAAGCGATGGTGGAGGAGAACATTACCGTAAGCGTCCATGCGGAAGGGGAGGATGAAATCCCGTGGGGCGTGCGATATGTCGGGGCACAGAGATTGTGGCGCAAGGGGCGTGGAGCAGGCGTCAAGGTCGCTGTCATCGATACGGGAATCTCCCGCGATCATTTTGATTTGAAGGATCAAATAAAGGGCGGCATCCAGCTTGTCCGCGGCAAACAAAATGGACACGGTACGCATGTCGCAGGGATCATCGTAGCTGAGATGAACCAAAGAGGAATTGTCGGAGTGTCTCCAGAGGCCCATTTGTATGACGTCCGTGCTTTTGATTATGATGGCCAATCATCCTTGTCGACCATTTTGCAGGCCCTGCAATGGTCGATTGCCAATAAGATGGATGTGATCAACATGAGCTTTGGTATGCCCCAATATAGCGAAGCAATGGCAAGAGCAGTTGGTCGGGCCCATCAACAAGGAATCGTACTGGTAGCTTCGGCAGGTAACGGAGGGGGAGAAGCGGAGTATCCAGCGCGGTACGATGGTGTCTTAGGGGTTAGTGCGATTGATCAAACGGGAAAATTGGCATCGTTCAGTGCGAGAGGCAAGGGTGTAAATATGAAGGCACCTGGAGTTGATATTCTGTCTACGTGGCCGGGAAATCAGTTTAAAAAGCTGAATGGTACCTCGATGGCTGCGCCACATGTAGCAGGGCTGAAGGCGCTAGAAATTGGTCGCAAGCGAAAAAGAGCATAGCGATCCTACGAAAAAAAACAGCTCCGAGGCTAGAAATGAAGCCAAGGAGCTGTTGCTTTTTACAAACGAATTATTGATGGATTTTGGTGTCATGGTCTTGCTGGACACGGAACCATATATTAAGATCGTTAATAACACTGGCCAATTCGTGGATCTCGCTGTTTAATTCGCAAGATCTGACGAAATTTTCTTCTTCGGACATTTGGTTGGTTTTCTCAACGATAACCTTCTCTACCCGGTGTATTTGATCTGGAATGGACGCGCGGATTTCTTCCCATTCTAGCAACATGTCCGCTCTTTCTACAGTCGAATAATCTTCCCATTCCAGATGCAGCACGGGAAGCCGTATACCTAGCCGTTCATCATGGATAAATTGATAGCGCAAAGGTGAACTCACTCCTCTCCACCTCCATCATACCAAAAATGAATCCGTACGGGGAGAGAAATACACACGAAAGGAGCAACAATGTCAAAAGGACGTGTTCTTATCGATGCGGATGCTTGTCCGCGCCAGGCACTCTTAACTGCCCAAGCATTGTGCAAGGAGCTCGACTGGATCTGTCTGACCTTTGCCAGTTATAATCATCAAATTGGCAACGCAAATCATGTGACGGTAGATGCCGGCCCACAAGCGGTAGATATGAAGCTCGCGAATGAAACGAGTTCAGGGGATGTCGTGGTGACGCAAGATATTGGTTTGGCGGCGCTCATTCTCGGGAAGAGGGCCCATGCCCTGACACCACACGGGATGGTTTTTGACCCAGAACGGATTGCGTTTCATTTGGAAGAACGAAATGAAAAAGCGAGATATCGGCGCGGAGGAGGTCGTACGAAGGGGCCTGCCGCTCGCACGCGTGAAGACGATCAGCGATTTGCGGAGTCCTTGCGCTTTTTGATGGAAAGAGGAGATCAACAATGAATCCGACAACGAGAAAAAATAGATATGTAGGCGGGGCACTTATATTTGCAGTACTTGCTACGATCATGTTTGCCCTCTATGCAGCGGGGAAAGTGGCCGGTATGGATCAAGCTGCCATTGCATTTGCGGAGTCGATTCGCTCGGATATTGGGACTGCTTTTTTTCGATGGGTAACCAATCTAGGCGGAGGCATGTTCCTTGTACCAGTAGCGGTGATTATAATCGCTGTCCTATACATAAAGAAATATCGTGTGGAGGCAATGTTTGTTCTCATTTCCCTCGGTGTCAGTGAAGTTGCAAATGAGATCTTAAAGCTGTTCTTTGCCAGACCTAGACCGAGTGGCGTCAATCTGATTGAGCTGCCGGAGTCCTTTTCGTTTCCGAGCGGTCATGCGATGATTGGACCAGCCTTTTATTGCATGGTCGCATTTTGGATTGCCCAATGGTTTGCGGAGAAAAGATGGTCGTCGCTCGTGCAGCCTGCGGTTTTTATATTTGTAGCATTGCTCGCGTTCAGCCGTGTGTATTTGGGCGTTCATTATTTGAGTGATGTGCTTACCGGCTTTTTCCTATC
The window above is part of the Brevibacillus brevis NBRC 100599 genome. Proteins encoded here:
- a CDS encoding YaiI/YqxD family protein; translated protein: MSKGRVLIDADACPRQALLTAQALCKELDWICLTFASYNHQIGNANHVTVDAGPQAVDMKLANETSSGDVVVTQDIGLAALILGKRAHALTPHGMVFDPERIAFHLEERNEKARYRRGGGRTKGPAARTREDDQRFAESLRFLMERGDQQ
- a CDS encoding stage VI sporulation protein F; translation: MAKAKGKAGAKVKLKAKGNPRDLLKSINKKSKKKWTMGDVRSLAKDFSMKDLRDDKKLSELIKKVSKAVGVKLSDQQMSSVKKQVHDRLG
- the rnz gene encoding ribonuclease Z, translating into MIVTFLGTGSGAPTTRRNVSGIGLRFLQAGKWWLFDCGEGTQHQLLRAPMKISQLDKIFITHLHGDHLYGLIGLLASRSLRNTEPTPLELYGPPGLDRYFRGIMEASPVHLQYPLEIKIVSEGVIYEDEEIVVSCRMAKHRVPSFAYAVMEKEKTGAFQVERAKQAGVPSGPLFGALKRGEQVTLEDGRVLDGKDFVGEPQPGRKIVFSGDTEPSQAVLELAKGADLLVHEATYAHHDKELATRSGHSTAREAAQIAKEAGVKELCLTHFSPRYEDEDGDFSMEDLLAEAQQIFPATQLADDLGSISVKRERSDGRKP
- a CDS encoding ABC transporter substrate-binding protein, which gives rise to MKRFLALGLAAFFAMTAVLTGCSSTPEKIRIGEVTRSLFYAPQYVALEKGFFKEEGLEVELSTIPGGDKVMSALLSGGIEVALVGSETSIYVSQQGAADPVVNFAQLTQTDGTFLVSRTKMDDFTFDKLKGSVFLGQRKGGMPQMVGEYVLKKHNINPQGDLELIQNIEFKNIASSFASGTGAYVQLFEPEASRFEQEGIGHVVASFGKESGTVPYTVFMTKQSYIDSNAAAIQKFTNAVYKGQQWVASHSAKETADVIGKYFEQIDPKILETAVQRYLEQGSYATDPILDEKEWNQLQDIMDSAGELKQRAEYNKLVNTTFAIQSKEGK
- a CDS encoding YjcZ family sporulation protein — encoded protein: MSLFNGGFDDFALILVLFVLLVIVACSCD
- a CDS encoding S8 family peptidase; this encodes MKIVSFHRDTPFTEILSDLKTKVLTKTERLPWRCYDDLSCLCVKQKIFEQHEELFRRYKAMVEENITVSVHAEGEDEIPWGVRYVGAQRLWRKGRGAGVKVAVIDTGISRDHFDLKDQIKGGIQLVRGKQNGHGTHVAGIIVAEMNQRGIVGVSPEAHLYDVRAFDYDGQSSLSTILQALQWSIANKMDVINMSFGMPQYSEAMARAVGRAHQQGIVLVASAGNGGGEAEYPARYDGVLGVSAIDQTGKLASFSARGKGVNMKAPGVDILSTWPGNQFKKLNGTSMAAPHVAGLKALEIGRKRKRA
- a CDS encoding YczE/YyaS/YitT family protein, with translation MTGRGFNRSIAVRYMMFVLGLFVGAFGTVLAIKANLGVAPWETFHIGLQKTFGLTIGLWSQIVGVVVIFATYLVAKIKPNFGMFLNMVCFGVFLDLILWSDFIPEVQSIWARVLMFLAGVVVLAVGIGMYLSPSLGAGPRDSFMLAMNERLGWSIQRVRLIIEVTVLLAGAALGGPVSIGTILIALLTGPMIQRTIPFWRQIMKKPYGLPEPVERQAS
- a CDS encoding phosphatase PAP2 family protein, with product MNPTTRKNRYVGGALIFAVLATIMFALYAAGKVAGMDQAAIAFAESIRSDIGTAFFRWVTNLGGGMFLVPVAVIIIAVLYIKKYRVEAMFVLISLGVSEVANEILKLFFARPRPSGVNLIELPESFSFPSGHAMIGPAFYCMVAFWIAQWFAEKRWSSLVQPAVFIFVALLAFSRVYLGVHYLSDVLTGFFLSMCWYFLLRLGYEERMGRRSTVVDPVPHSR